The genomic segment TTTAGAGCCCAAAACCTCAACACAAAACGCAATGGGCTCAGTCTTAAATTTACTCTGGTTTATATTATTCGGTTGGTGGCTTTGTCTTGCGCACATTTTTCTCGGAATTGTCCAATGTTGTTCAATTATTGGTATACCAACAGGATTAGCACATTTTAAATTAACCCGTATTTCTCTTTTTCCAGTAGGACAACGGGTCGTGACAAAAGAAATGGCTCAACTCGCACGCCAATATGCTGCCGAAAAAGAATTTGAGTTAAAACGAAATGCTTAATGCCAAAGTTATCGCAAGTTTGCCTATTTTTATTGCTGTCAATATTGCGGCGATACTGGTATGGCAACTTAATATTTCACAATGGAGTATACCACTTATTCTTGGTATCATTGCTGGCAGTCTAGTGGATCTAGATGACCGTTTAAGTGGTCGTTTACGCAATATTTTCTACACGTTACTGGCTTTTTCCGTTTCATCACTCACTGCACAATTTTTCATAAACCAGAGCATCGGCTTTATCTTAGCAATGACGGCTATGACATTTATGCTGACAATGCTTGGTGCAGTTGGGCAGCGTTATAGCACTATCGCATTTGGTGCGCTTGTTGTGGCACTTTATACCACGCTTACGTTCTTGCCAAACATGCCTTGGTATATTAATCCTAGCATGATTCTATGCGGTACATTGTTATATGGTATGATTGCCGTCATTGTACATTTACTCTTTCCAAACCGTCCCGTACAAGAAAGTGTCATTCGCTCTTTTTTAGCACTTGCCGATTATCTTGATGCTAAATCGGACTTTTTCGACCCTGATGATGTGGAATCGCTTGAACAGAAACAAATTGAACTTGCGATGAAAAACAGCAATTTAATTGCCGCATTTAACGTAACACGTAATGCACTATTTAATCGTATGCGCGGTCAACATCGCCAAGCCCATACAAATAAAATGTTACGTTTTTATTTTGCAGCCCAAGATATTCATGAACGCGCCAATTCTGCTTATATAAATTATGAAAAATTAGCGACTCAACTTAAAAATTCAGATTTAATTTTCCGTATGCAACGTTTGTTAGAATTGGAAGCTCAGGCATGTAGAGACATAGCCTATAGCTTACAACAAAATCAAGATTACCAGTATAACAAACGCCTTGATCGCGTAGTGCAAGGGATCGTGCTTTCCTTTGAGCTTTACACCAAAACACAAAATACGCAGTCTCAAGAAAAAATTGTTCAATCTATCCGCACTTTACTTGAAAACTTACAAAATATCGACTGGCAATTACGTC from the [Actinobacillus] rossii genome contains:
- the yccF gene encoding Inner membrane protein yccF; this encodes MALILNILNFVLGGFLVTLGWLIATGVSALLVITLPYSRSCWEITKMSFMPFGYDTIHVKFLEPKTSTQNAMGSVLNLLWFILFGWWLCLAHIFLGIVQCCSIIGIPTGLAHFKLTRISLFPVGQRVVTKEMAQLARQYAAEKEFELKRNA